The Methylomonas montana genome has a window encoding:
- the lpxA gene encoding acyl-ACP--UDP-N-acetylglucosamine O-acyltransferase, whose product MIDPRAVVHINAELADDVKVGPFSIIGPDVQIDSGTEIGPHVVIKGPTAIGKDNTIYQFTSIGEDPQDKKYADEITRLEIGDRNVIREFCTMHRGTQQDQGLTLIGSDNLFMAYTHVAHDCVIGDNVIMANGASIAGHVHLGDHSILGGFTLVHQFTQIGEYSFSAMGSAITQDIPPYVMVGGRPTRPHGINSVGMERNGVPPEVIRQIRKAYKILYKNNLRLEDAIEEMEDMAGESNELSNMVSFLRNVTRGILR is encoded by the coding sequence ATGATAGATCCTAGAGCCGTTGTACATATCAACGCCGAACTGGCCGACGACGTCAAAGTCGGTCCGTTCTCGATTATCGGTCCTGATGTGCAAATCGATTCCGGCACAGAGATCGGTCCGCATGTGGTGATCAAAGGGCCGACCGCAATCGGTAAAGACAACACCATCTATCAATTCACCTCGATAGGCGAGGATCCGCAAGACAAGAAATACGCGGACGAAATTACTCGACTGGAGATCGGCGACCGTAATGTGATTCGCGAGTTCTGCACCATGCACCGCGGCACTCAGCAGGATCAAGGACTAACATTGATCGGCAGCGACAATTTGTTCATGGCTTATACCCATGTCGCCCATGATTGCGTGATCGGCGACAACGTCATCATGGCCAACGGTGCCTCGATTGCCGGCCATGTACATCTCGGAGATCACTCGATTCTGGGCGGATTCACGCTGGTGCATCAGTTCACCCAGATAGGCGAATACAGTTTTTCGGCGATGGGTAGTGCGATTACCCAGGATATTCCGCCGTATGTGATGGTCGGCGGCAGGCCGACCCGGCCGCATGGCATCAACTCGGTGGGCATGGAACGCAACGGCGTACCGCCGGAGGTGATCAGGCAGATTCGTAAAGCCTATAAGATCCTCTACAAAAATAATCTGCGTCTGGAAGACGCTATCGAAGAAATGGAAGACATGGCCGGTGAAAGCAACGAACTGTCCAACATGGTCAGTTTCCTGCGTAATGTCACACGCGGCATCCTCCGATAA
- the rnhB gene encoding ribonuclease HII — MSHAASSDNCSRIAGIDEVGRGCIVGPVVAAAVILDPAKPIAGLTDSKKLTEKKRRWLAEHIMANAWCWAVARAEASEIDRINILQATMVAMQRAVAYLPCQPDWVRVDGNRLPALDMPGEAIVQGDLLVAEISAASILAKVARDEEMQTLDRLYPGYHFAVHKGYPTQQHLAALQQYGITPQHRKSFAPVKKYLA, encoded by the coding sequence ATGTCACACGCGGCATCCTCCGATAACTGTTCACGGATTGCCGGTATCGACGAAGTTGGCCGAGGCTGCATAGTCGGACCGGTGGTCGCCGCTGCGGTGATTCTCGATCCGGCCAAGCCGATCGCCGGTTTGACCGATTCCAAAAAACTCACCGAAAAAAAACGTCGCTGGCTGGCCGAACATATCATGGCAAATGCTTGGTGTTGGGCCGTCGCCCGTGCCGAGGCCAGCGAAATCGACCGTATCAATATTTTGCAAGCGACGATGGTGGCAATGCAACGCGCCGTTGCTTATTTACCTTGTCAACCCGATTGGGTAAGGGTGGACGGCAATCGCTTACCGGCACTGGATATGCCTGGCGAAGCTATCGTGCAAGGGGATTTATTGGTTGCCGAGATCTCCGCCGCATCAATATTGGCCAAAGTGGCGCGCGACGAGGAAATGCAGACTTTGGATAGGCTATATCCGGGCTATCATTTTGCCGTTCATAAAGGCTATCCGACTCAGCAGCATTTAGCAGCGCTGCAACAATATGGCATCACCCCGCAGCATCGAAAATCGTTTGCACCGGTCAAGAAATATCTTGCTTAA
- the dnaE gene encoding DNA polymerase III subunit alpha: protein MNPSFVHLRIHTEFSLVDGIVRIKPLVKKLAGYAMPAAAITEQSNLFSLVKFYKAAQGAGIKPLIGADVLVFNPDEPASPFRLTLLARNKKGYVTLTELISLGYQQGQHQGIPMLQKDWIAENHEGLIVLSGAMDGDVGMALLAENAEQAKSCAEYWMSLFENSFYLELQRVGKVDEERYIKLAVDLAVELELPVVATNDVRFIGKNDFDAHEVRVCIHQGRVLDDSRRPKNYTAQQYLRSAEEMAELFADIPEALENSVEIAKRCNVELTLGENYLPDFPVPEGMTLDQVFMEASRQGLEERLQQHPPVGKGSFEENRQVYDQRLETELGVITQMGFPGYFMIVADFIQWAKNNDIPVGPGRGSGAGSLVAYALKITDLDPIEFDLLFERFLNPERVSMPDFDIDFCMDRRDEVIDYVARHYGRDHVSQIITYGSMAAKAVIRDVGRVMGHAYGFVDRLAKLIPFEIGMTLDKALQDSAELKALYDTEEEVKSLIDMARSLEGISRNAGKHAGGVVISPTKLTDFSPLYCEQGGGNLVTQFDKDDVEAVGLVKFDFLGLRTLTIIDWALQTINRQRAQRGEEAVDISQIPRDDLPSYELLKNAQTTAVFQLESRGMKELIKKLKPDCFDDIIALVALFRPGPLESGMVDDYINVKHGAKAEYAHPLLEPILKPTNGVILYQEQVMQIARELAMYTLGGADMLRRAMGKKKPEEMAKEREKFMSGAVANQIDEAIATYVFDLMEKFAGYGFNKSHSAAYALVAYQTAWLKAHYPAAFMAAVMSSDMDNTDKVVVLIDECREMKLDICPPDINISDFRFTVNDQGQIVYGIGAIKGVGENAIEDLLKERNANGPFAGLYDLCKRVDLRKVNRRVLEALIRAGALDSIDPNRAAHLAELTTALRVAEQHGKMALAGQNDLFGLAVQVEVSDGEAEAYSTVVEPWTEKEKLEAEKQTLGLFLTGHPIAEYLPELKHITYGSLASLEVDAGRSRGKMEGRVAGLVVEMRTRQTKQGKMMGFATLDDRTGRLEVAAFSGIFDKYRNLLAKDTLLVAEGSLAMDDFTNSLRMTAEKLYSMEQAREMFARAIVLNWDCRQWPTERSFVDELMETLNPFCGGLCPISVEFAKSDAKASLQLGDDWRVHPADELLTRLRRLLSVEAVQVRY, encoded by the coding sequence ATGAATCCGAGTTTCGTTCATCTTCGTATCCACACCGAATTTTCGCTGGTTGACGGTATCGTCAGAATCAAGCCGTTGGTGAAGAAACTGGCGGGATACGCGATGCCGGCCGCGGCGATTACCGAGCAAAGCAATCTATTCTCGCTGGTTAAATTTTATAAAGCCGCGCAAGGCGCCGGCATCAAACCGCTGATCGGCGCCGATGTGCTGGTATTCAACCCCGATGAGCCTGCTTCACCATTTCGCTTGACGCTATTAGCCCGCAATAAAAAAGGCTATGTGACGCTGACCGAGCTGATTTCTCTCGGTTACCAACAAGGCCAGCATCAGGGTATCCCGATGCTGCAGAAGGACTGGATCGCCGAAAACCATGAAGGATTGATCGTTCTGTCGGGAGCAATGGATGGCGATGTGGGCATGGCTTTATTGGCGGAAAACGCCGAACAGGCCAAGAGCTGCGCCGAATACTGGATGAGTCTGTTCGAGAACAGTTTTTATTTGGAGTTGCAACGGGTCGGCAAAGTCGATGAGGAGCGCTATATCAAACTGGCGGTGGATTTGGCTGTCGAGCTGGAGTTGCCGGTAGTGGCGACCAACGACGTGCGCTTCATCGGCAAGAACGATTTCGATGCGCATGAAGTGCGGGTTTGCATCCATCAGGGCCGGGTACTGGACGACAGCCGCCGGCCGAAAAATTATACCGCTCAGCAATATCTGCGCAGTGCCGAGGAAATGGCCGAATTGTTCGCCGATATTCCGGAAGCGCTGGAAAACAGCGTGGAAATAGCCAAGCGCTGCAATGTTGAATTGACGCTAGGCGAAAACTATCTGCCGGACTTTCCGGTACCCGAGGGTATGACGCTGGATCAGGTGTTTATGGAAGCATCGCGGCAAGGTTTGGAAGAGCGCTTGCAACAGCATCCGCCGGTGGGCAAGGGCAGTTTCGAGGAAAATCGCCAAGTTTACGACCAGCGTTTGGAAACCGAGCTTGGCGTGATTACCCAGATGGGTTTCCCCGGTTATTTCATGATCGTCGCGGACTTCATCCAGTGGGCCAAAAACAACGATATTCCGGTCGGGCCGGGCCGGGGTTCGGGGGCCGGTTCGCTGGTCGCTTACGCGTTGAAAATCACCGACCTGGATCCGATTGAATTCGATTTACTGTTCGAACGCTTCTTGAATCCGGAGCGGGTGTCGATGCCCGACTTCGACATCGATTTTTGTATGGATCGCCGTGACGAGGTGATCGATTACGTAGCCCGCCACTATGGCCGAGATCATGTCTCCCAGATCATCACTTACGGCTCGATGGCGGCCAAGGCGGTAATTCGCGACGTCGGCCGGGTAATGGGGCATGCCTATGGTTTCGTGGATAGGCTGGCAAAATTGATTCCATTTGAAATCGGCATGACCTTGGATAAGGCGCTGCAAGACAGCGCCGAGTTGAAAGCTTTGTACGATACCGAGGAAGAGGTCAAATCCCTGATCGACATGGCGCGTTCGCTGGAGGGTATTTCCCGTAATGCCGGCAAGCACGCAGGCGGAGTGGTGATATCGCCAACAAAGTTGACTGATTTCAGTCCACTGTATTGCGAGCAGGGCGGCGGCAATCTAGTCACGCAGTTCGACAAGGATGACGTCGAAGCCGTTGGCTTGGTCAAGTTTGACTTCTTGGGTTTGCGGACCCTGACCATTATCGATTGGGCGCTGCAGACCATCAATCGCCAACGCGCCCAGCGCGGCGAGGAAGCGGTCGACATCAGTCAGATTCCGCGCGACGACCTGCCCAGTTACGAATTGCTGAAAAATGCTCAGACCACGGCGGTGTTCCAGCTGGAGTCGCGCGGCATGAAGGAATTGATCAAAAAACTGAAACCGGACTGCTTCGATGACATCATCGCGTTGGTGGCACTGTTTCGTCCCGGACCGCTGGAATCGGGCATGGTCGATGACTACATCAACGTCAAGCATGGCGCCAAGGCCGAGTATGCCCATCCTTTGTTGGAACCGATCCTCAAACCCACCAATGGCGTAATTCTCTACCAGGAACAGGTGATGCAAATCGCCCGAGAATTGGCGATGTATACCTTGGGCGGCGCCGACATGCTGCGACGGGCGATGGGTAAGAAAAAGCCGGAGGAGATGGCCAAGGAGCGCGAAAAATTTATGTCGGGTGCGGTGGCAAACCAGATCGACGAAGCTATCGCCACCTATGTTTTCGACCTGATGGAAAAGTTTGCCGGCTATGGTTTCAACAAATCGCACTCGGCTGCCTACGCGCTGGTCGCTTATCAAACCGCTTGGTTGAAGGCGCATTATCCTGCCGCGTTCATGGCGGCGGTGATGTCGTCGGATATGGATAACACCGATAAAGTGGTGGTGTTGATAGACGAATGTCGGGAAATGAAGCTGGATATCTGTCCTCCGGACATCAATATTTCCGATTTCCGTTTTACTGTAAACGACCAAGGCCAGATCGTTTACGGCATCGGCGCGATCAAAGGCGTCGGCGAAAATGCGATAGAAGACTTGCTGAAAGAGCGCAATGCTAATGGCCCGTTTGCCGGCTTGTATGACTTATGCAAGCGCGTGGATTTGCGTAAGGTCAATCGCCGGGTCTTGGAGGCTCTGATCAGGGCAGGCGCCTTGGATAGCATTGATCCCAATCGTGCCGCACATCTGGCCGAATTGACCACCGCGCTAAGAGTCGCCGAACAGCACGGAAAAATGGCGCTGGCCGGTCAAAACGATCTATTCGGTTTGGCGGTGCAGGTGGAAGTCAGCGATGGCGAAGCGGAAGCCTATTCGACCGTCGTCGAACCGTGGACCGAAAAAGAAAAGCTGGAAGCGGAAAAGCAGACTCTGGGTTTGTTTCTGACCGGTCATCCGATAGCCGAATATCTGCCGGAATTGAAGCATATTACCTACGGTTCGCTGGCCAGCCTGGAAGTCGACGCCGGCCGCTCCAGGGGCAAGATGGAAGGCCGCGTGGCAGGATTGGTTGTGGAAATGCGTACCCGGCAAACAAAGCAAGGCAAGATGATGGGCTTTGCGACCTTGGACGACCGTACCGGCCGACTGGAAGTGGCGGCGTTTAGCGGCATTTTCGACAAATATCGGAATTTGCTGGCGAAAGACACCTTGTTGGTTGCAGAAGGATCGTTGGCAATGGACGACTTTACCAATAGTCTGCGCATGACTGCCGAAAAGCTCTACAGCATGGAGCAGGCACGGGAAATGTTTGCTAGGGCGATTGTTTTGAATTGGGATTGTCGGCAGTGGCCGACAGAACGCTCTTTTGTCGACGAGCTAATGGAGACTCTCAATCCGTTTTGCGGCGGTTTGTGTCCGATCAGCGTCGAGTTTGCAAAGTCCGATGCGAAAGCCAGTCTGCAATTGGGCGACGACTGGCGGGTGCATCCCGCCGATGAGTTGTTGACGCGTTTACGACGGTTGCTGTCGGTCGAGGCCGTGCAAGTCCGATATTGA
- a CDS encoding OmpA family protein: MRKNLLFTATLAGALLSGCATQSSNTFQAFQPEDLNALVKSGKLVQKTNNFFVVNDSSSSMSRTYLNSADYSGTKLDVEKNLLNKFNKSIPSIPLTSGLLSFGYGPCLSWNSTHLNQAVQNYTPAGFDSAIASLNCSSGGTPLATALTESGHDISNAAGNIALIVLSDGIEEFSPAPAAEALKAQYGDRLCIYTVWVGNDNDAAGQATLQQISDASACGFSTTADSIKDAHGMSEFVKNVFFKAGTPAVVADCSKLDDDKDGVNNCADKCPDTPKGAIVDRDGCWAFRGLLFDFDKANVKSKYDPLIQNAVEVMKLNPGLTVEIQGHTDSYGTDAYNQKLSERRANAVKAELIKQGVDGKRLTAAGFGESKPVDTNDTDEGRAYNRRVEYKRTDK; encoded by the coding sequence ATGAGAAAGAACCTTTTATTCACGGCCACCTTGGCGGGTGCGCTATTATCAGGCTGCGCGACACAGTCTAGCAACACCTTCCAGGCATTCCAGCCCGAAGATTTAAATGCATTGGTGAAATCCGGAAAACTGGTACAAAAAACCAATAACTTCTTCGTCGTCAACGATTCATCTTCGTCGATGAGCCGCACCTACCTGAACTCCGCCGATTACAGCGGCACCAAGCTGGATGTAGAAAAAAACCTGTTGAATAAATTCAACAAATCGATTCCGTCTATCCCATTGACATCCGGCTTGCTGAGCTTTGGTTATGGCCCTTGCCTGTCTTGGAACTCGACTCATTTGAATCAAGCCGTACAAAATTACACACCTGCTGGCTTTGATAGCGCGATCGCGTCCCTGAATTGCTCTAGCGGCGGTACACCATTGGCAACCGCATTAACTGAATCCGGTCATGATATTAGCAATGCTGCCGGCAACATCGCGCTGATCGTACTGAGCGACGGTATTGAGGAATTTTCTCCCGCACCAGCCGCTGAAGCCTTGAAAGCCCAATACGGCGACAGACTGTGCATTTATACCGTATGGGTTGGCAACGACAACGACGCAGCCGGCCAAGCCACCTTGCAACAAATTTCCGACGCATCCGCCTGCGGTTTCTCAACCACCGCCGATAGCATCAAAGATGCACACGGCATGAGCGAATTCGTCAAAAACGTATTCTTCAAAGCTGGCACGCCAGCAGTTGTCGCGGATTGCTCAAAACTCGATGACGACAAAGACGGTGTCAACAACTGTGCCGACAAATGCCCCGACACCCCCAAAGGCGCCATCGTCGATAGAGACGGTTGCTGGGCGTTCCGCGGCCTGCTGTTCGATTTCGACAAAGCCAACGTCAAATCCAAATACGACCCACTGATCCAAAACGCCGTTGAGGTAATGAAGCTGAATCCCGGTCTGACCGTAGAAATTCAAGGCCACACCGACAGTTACGGCACCGACGCTTACAACCAAAAACTTTCCGAGCGCAGAGCCAATGCGGTAAAAGCCGAATTGATCAAACAAGGGGTAGACGGCAAACGTTTGACAGCGGCGGGCTTCGGCGAATCCAAACCGGTCGACACCAACGACACCGATGAAGGCCGCGCTTATAACCGTCGTGTCGAATACAAACGTACCGACAAGTAA
- a CDS encoding tetratricopeptide repeat protein, whose product MLFFNGKADYFALIGKSNINPLFFYSSFILFECREIMPAGIYPSVFGENVMRKILTLCFLLWQANFAWAESIKESAEQGNALAQAKLASLYLLGREGFDKDEQKAAEWMEKAANQGVVDAQVIMGAMYDRGLGVTGDRDKATRWYEKAAAQGHGTSLAILGKNEAAQGSVQFNYQAMRLSAARSIPTEYAKKFLTTK is encoded by the coding sequence TTGTTATTCTTTAACGGCAAGGCCGATTACTTTGCCTTGATAGGCAAGTCTAACATTAATCCTTTATTTTTTTATAGTTCATTCATCTTATTCGAATGCCGTGAAATAATGCCGGCTGGTATTTATCCATCCGTTTTTGGGGAGAATGTTATGCGTAAGATTTTAACTCTTTGTTTTCTGTTGTGGCAGGCCAATTTTGCCTGGGCTGAAAGTATAAAAGAATCGGCCGAGCAGGGAAATGCTCTGGCCCAAGCCAAGCTCGCTTCACTTTATTTGCTGGGCCGAGAGGGTTTTGATAAGGACGAGCAAAAAGCCGCCGAATGGATGGAAAAAGCCGCCAATCAAGGCGTGGTCGATGCCCAGGTGATCATGGGGGCGATGTACGACAGGGGGCTTGGCGTCACAGGCGACCGAGACAAGGCGACACGCTGGTATGAAAAAGCCGCGGCGCAAGGTCATGGCACCTCCCTGGCTATTTTAGGTAAAAACGAAGCCGCTCAAGGCAGCGTGCAATTTAATTATCAAGCGATGCGATTGAGTGCCGCGCGCTCGATTCCAACGGAATATGCAAAAAAATTTTTAACCACCAAATAA
- the gltX gene encoding glutamate--tRNA ligase, translated as MSIRTRFAPSPTGYLHVGGARTALFSWLYARKHGGRFILRIEDTDLERSTQESVNAILEGMTWLGLEYDEGPFYQTHRFDRYKEVIQQLLEQGDAYYCYCSREELDVLREQQMANKEKPRYNGKCRHGVENPQGERVVRFKNPEQGEVVIEDLVKGRIVVANKELDDLIIARSDGTPTYNLTVVVDDMDMGVTHVIRGDDHVNNTPRQINILKVLGAQLPVYAHVPMILGADGARLSKRHGAVSVMQYRNDGFLPEALLNYLVRLGWSHGDQELFSLEEMVALFELEKVNVSASTFNTDKLLWLNHQYIMNSDPEHVARHLAWHMGERGIDPTNGPALADVVKAQRERCKTLVDMAAESEYFYREFDAYEDKAAKKNFKQGVDAVLGHLAAQFSAASDWEASGLHQIVLDSAEQLQLNLGKVAQPLRVAVCGSGVSPAIDVTLALLGKEKTLSRIERAIGYIKNLENL; from the coding sequence ATGAGTATCAGAACCCGATTTGCTCCAAGTCCCACCGGTTATCTACATGTTGGCGGCGCGAGAACCGCCTTGTTTTCATGGCTGTACGCGCGCAAACACGGTGGTCGTTTTATTCTGCGGATAGAGGATACCGACCTCGAACGCTCCACTCAGGAGTCGGTGAACGCAATTCTGGAGGGCATGACCTGGTTGGGCTTGGAATATGACGAAGGGCCGTTTTATCAAACCCATCGCTTCGATCGGTATAAAGAAGTGATTCAACAATTGCTGGAGCAGGGCGATGCCTATTATTGCTATTGCAGCCGCGAAGAATTGGATGTCTTGCGCGAACAGCAAATGGCCAATAAAGAGAAGCCCCGCTACAACGGCAAGTGCCGGCATGGCGTCGAGAATCCGCAAGGCGAGCGGGTGGTCCGTTTCAAGAATCCTGAACAAGGTGAAGTAGTGATCGAGGATTTGGTGAAGGGTCGCATCGTTGTGGCGAATAAGGAGTTGGATGACCTGATCATCGCCCGTTCCGACGGTACGCCTACTTATAACCTGACCGTGGTAGTCGACGATATGGATATGGGCGTTACTCATGTGATACGCGGTGACGATCATGTGAACAATACACCGCGGCAGATCAATATCCTAAAAGTGCTGGGTGCGCAATTGCCGGTTTATGCGCATGTGCCGATGATTTTGGGGGCTGATGGCGCGCGCTTATCCAAGCGTCACGGCGCGGTTAGCGTGATGCAGTATCGCAACGACGGCTTTCTGCCCGAGGCCTTGCTGAATTATTTGGTGCGCTTGGGTTGGTCGCATGGCGATCAGGAGCTGTTTTCCTTGGAAGAAATGGTGGCGTTATTCGAACTGGAAAAAGTCAATGTCTCGGCGTCCACGTTTAATACCGATAAATTGTTGTGGCTGAATCATCAGTACATCATGAATAGCGATCCGGAGCATGTCGCTCGACATTTGGCCTGGCATATGGGTGAGCGGGGGATAGACCCGACAAACGGTCCGGCATTGGCCGATGTGGTGAAAGCCCAGCGGGAGCGCTGCAAAACGCTGGTGGATATGGCTGCAGAAAGCGAATATTTCTATCGGGAGTTCGACGCTTACGAAGACAAGGCTGCCAAGAAAAACTTCAAGCAGGGTGTTGACGCTGTACTAGGACATTTGGCCGCGCAATTTAGCGCGGCAAGCGATTGGGAGGCGTCCGGCTTGCATCAGATTGTCTTGGATAGCGCCGAGCAATTGCAACTTAATCTCGGTAAAGTTGCGCAGCCCTTGCGTGTCGCGGTCTGCGGCAGCGGAGTCTCGCCGGCGATTGACGTGACTTTAGCGCTACTGGGTAAAGAGAAAACGCTGAGCAGAATAGAACGGGCTATAGGCTATATAAAGAATTTAGAAAATTTATAG
- a CDS encoding lytic transglycosylase, whose amino-acid sequence MPRSISKKSGRHLSYLLPILLVTGCSQQAQKDHLTQSSTSKFSVFTRNGNGGNHNKKQAEVKEHPTIWDRMLSLYALPEIDNARIDREVNWYLKNPEYLTRVQQRAEPYLYFILNEIEAKNIPGELALLPAVESAFRPDAMSPAQASGLWQFIPPTGRLYGLKQNSWYDARRGVVESTQAATTFLKELSETFNNDWLLALASYNAGKGNIRNAVDKNVERGQPTDFWSLDLNNETSAYVPRLLAIAKIFANPEKYNVNLQQFANQPYFELVDVKSQIDLGKAAEMAQTPLDHFFKLNPGFNRWSTDPNGPHHLLIPVDKADTFKEKLAELPSQERIKWEHHTVGRKESLKTIAKRHNTSVEEIQNINHLDDEIVAEGKILLIPVSYQPLKGESATAVATATQVQTPPQPQFTKQVYTVKKGDTLWNVAQHFSVDKDDILSWNKLPNKAALKPGQKLTIKKTGGAITVASTAPAIKQISYTVKSGDTLAQISKKFNVNVTELRKWNNVPKNKADIKPGSKLKVMIEAGHPST is encoded by the coding sequence ATGCCCCGCTCAATTTCTAAAAAATCAGGCCGTCATCTGTCTTATCTACTGCCGATTTTGCTGGTTACCGGCTGTAGCCAACAAGCTCAAAAAGACCACCTGACTCAGTCTTCGACTAGCAAGTTTTCCGTATTTACGCGGAATGGCAATGGCGGTAATCACAACAAAAAACAAGCGGAAGTAAAAGAACATCCCACTATTTGGGACAGAATGCTGTCCTTGTACGCTTTACCGGAAATCGATAATGCCAGAATCGATCGCGAAGTAAATTGGTATCTTAAAAATCCGGAATATCTGACCCGGGTTCAACAGAGAGCGGAACCCTATTTGTATTTCATTCTGAATGAAATCGAAGCCAAAAACATTCCCGGCGAACTAGCTTTGCTGCCGGCCGTTGAAAGTGCATTCCGCCCCGATGCGATGTCTCCCGCCCAAGCCTCCGGTCTTTGGCAATTCATCCCGCCGACCGGACGCCTATACGGTTTAAAACAAAATAGTTGGTACGACGCTCGTCGTGGCGTAGTCGAATCCACTCAAGCCGCTACCACCTTTCTGAAGGAATTGAGCGAAACCTTCAATAACGACTGGCTATTGGCCTTGGCCTCCTATAATGCAGGTAAAGGCAATATCAGGAATGCCGTGGATAAAAATGTGGAACGAGGCCAACCTACCGACTTTTGGTCGCTGGATTTGAATAACGAAACCTCAGCTTATGTGCCTAGACTGTTAGCCATCGCGAAAATTTTTGCTAATCCTGAAAAATACAACGTCAATCTGCAACAATTTGCCAACCAACCCTATTTCGAGCTGGTCGATGTCAAATCGCAAATAGACCTGGGTAAAGCGGCGGAAATGGCGCAGACACCGCTGGATCATTTTTTCAAATTGAATCCGGGATTCAACCGTTGGAGCACTGACCCGAACGGCCCCCATCACCTGTTAATCCCAGTCGATAAAGCCGATACTTTCAAAGAAAAATTGGCAGAACTGCCGTCTCAAGAAAGAATTAAATGGGAACACCACACCGTCGGCAGAAAGGAATCGCTGAAAACCATTGCCAAACGACACAATACCAGTGTTGAAGAAATTCAAAACATTAACCACCTCGACGACGAGATCGTTGCCGAAGGCAAAATCCTGCTGATTCCGGTGTCTTATCAGCCACTAAAAGGCGAATCCGCAACTGCTGTAGCCACAGCCACACAAGTGCAAACGCCTCCGCAGCCTCAATTCACCAAGCAGGTATACACCGTTAAGAAAGGCGATACGCTGTGGAATGTGGCCCAGCACTTTTCGGTCGATAAAGACGATATTTTGAGCTGGAACAAATTGCCCAACAAAGCCGCGTTAAAACCGGGTCAAAAACTCACTATTAAAAAGACCGGCGGAGCTATCACCGTTGCGTCCACAGCGCCTGCAATCAAGCAAATCAGCTATACCGTTAAATCCGGTGACACCTTGGCCCAGATCTCGAAGAAATTTAATGTCAACGTCACTGAATTGCGCAAATGGAACAATGTCCCCAAAAACAAGGCCGACATCAAACCAGGTTCAAAATTGAAAGTAATGATTGAAGCCGGCCACCCTTCCACCTAA
- a CDS encoding class I SAM-dependent methyltransferase, translating to MKREFLFALYQTPRGKLLQTMEASYLKRSITVSCKQQQLQIGGLGWENEFVDFSLYQNYLILDGKGEGDGNALKVTAKAFNLPIQTESMDLIILPHMLEFDARRFQTLREVNRVLKPGGELVMLNFNPFSLSVRFQFLWDRKLADSWRAHFITKVRVLDWLKLMNFELLTTAEFGLDSYTIAHGKFQFCLGSLFAMAYGVKAVKRQYTLIPLSAVQRRKANLATAGLSLESRLHKSEGHD from the coding sequence ATGAAAAGAGAATTTCTATTTGCGTTGTACCAAACCCCACGGGGTAAGTTACTGCAAACCATGGAGGCCAGCTATTTAAAGCGGTCGATTACCGTCAGCTGTAAGCAACAACAATTACAGATCGGCGGCTTGGGTTGGGAAAACGAGTTCGTCGATTTTTCCTTATATCAGAATTATCTTATTCTGGACGGTAAGGGAGAGGGCGATGGCAACGCCCTGAAAGTCACTGCCAAAGCATTCAACTTGCCGATTCAAACCGAGTCGATGGATTTGATAATACTGCCGCACATGTTGGAGTTCGATGCGCGGCGTTTCCAAACTTTGCGTGAAGTTAATCGGGTCTTAAAGCCGGGCGGCGAATTGGTGATGTTGAATTTCAATCCGTTTAGCCTCTCGGTGCGCTTTCAATTCTTATGGGATAGGAAGCTTGCCGATTCTTGGCGGGCGCATTTCATTACCAAGGTACGGGTCTTGGATTGGTTGAAATTGATGAATTTTGAATTATTAACGACGGCCGAATTCGGCCTTGACAGCTATACCATCGCCCATGGCAAATTCCAGTTCTGTTTGGGGTCTTTGTTTGCAATGGCTTACGGCGTCAAAGCGGTTAAAAGGCAATATACTTTGATTCCTTTATCGGCGGTACAGCGCCGTAAAGCCAATCTGGCCACGGCTGGATTAAGTTTGGAATCGAGATTACATAA